CCTCTTTCAGATACTGCCCTTTCTCGGACAGAAGCTCGGCCGAGATTGCCTGCTGTTCGAAACTGGCGTTGTCCATGAAATAATAATTGTTGGCGTCCTTGTACAGATACTGCATCGTCGCCCGGTCGAGCTCGACGACCTCCACGGATTCGCTGACCTTGAAGGTGTTCTCCATCGTCTTGCCGGTCTGCACGTTCTTCAGTTTGGCGCGCACGAAAGCACTGCCCTTGCCGGGGTTGACGTGCTGGGCGTCGGTGACGACGTGCACGGCGTCCTTGAACATGATGAAAGTCTCCTTCTTGAGCGCTGTAGTGTCAGCCATAGTGGCGTTGAGCTAGTGGCCATGAGCTGGTCGCTGACGGCCGTATTTTTGCTAATTTCCGAACAGGTCGGAGGCGGGAAAAAAGAGGACGTCTCGGATATCCTTGGCGTCCGTGAGCAACATTACCAGACGATCAAGGCCAAAAGCAATACCCGCGCTGGGCGGCATCCGCCCGACCGCCTCCAGGAACTGTTCATCGAGCTCCAGGACCGGCTTGCCGAGCTGGCGCCGCAATTCCTGCTCTTCGACCAGGCGTTGCCGCTGTTCAGCGGCGTCATTCAATTCCGAAAAGGCGTTACCGAGCTCGATGCCGAGGCAGTAAGCCTCGAAACGCTCGGCGTAGCGTCCATCGCCGGGTTTCAGGCGGGCCAGCGCGGCCATGGAACGCGGATAGTCGTATAGGATGACCGGTTTGGCTGTCGCGCCGGGCGTCTCCGGCTGCCCCAGTTTCGGTTCGATGTCCCGCAAAAACAATTTGAAGAAAACATCATCGAACGTATCGGTCCCGTCGATGGTGCAGCCGCGACCGGCGACTTCGCTCCGGAACCACTCCGGATCATCAATGCCTCGCCCCAGATCCAGGGAACAATAATGGTCAAAAGCCTCGGCTACGGAAAGCCTGGTCCAGGCCGGAGCCAGCTCCACGACCTGTCCCTGATAGTTCAACGCGGTCTGACCGACGACCTTGAGCGCCGCCTCGGCGACCAATTCC
The Patescibacteria group bacterium genome window above contains:
- the efp gene encoding elongation factor P — its product is MADTTALKKETFIMFKDAVHVVTDAQHVNPGKGSAFVRAKLKNVQTGKTMENTFKVSESVEVVELDRATMQYLYKDANNYYFMDNASFEQQAISAELLSEKGQYLKEGQEVSVLLYQGLPLSVDLPKKLTFKVVESMPAVKGDTASGRVTKEATLETGMKIQVPLFVQQDEFVVVNTENGEYVERAK
- the epmA gene encoding EF-P lysine aminoacylase EpmA; protein product: MTTSTPNWRRLGSDAVYRGRMLQRSAIMKAVRDFFASRGFLEVETPILVAHPGMEPHLEPFATGLADERGGTRAGYLITSPEYSLKKLLAAGLPKIFEITRSFRNGEPWGGTHNPEFSLIEWYRAHDDYRALMRDTEELVAEAALKVVGQTALNYQGQVVELAPAWTRLSVAEAFDHYCSLDLGRGIDDPEWFRSEVAGRGCTIDGTDTFDDVFFKLFLRDIEPKLGQPETPGATAKPVILYDYPRSMAALARLKPGDGRYAERFEAYCLGIELGNAFSELNDAAEQRQRLVEEQELRRQLGKPVLELDEQFLEAVGRMPPSAGIAFGLDRLVMLLTDAKDIRDVLFFPASDLFGN